Proteins encoded within one genomic window of Numenius arquata chromosome 12, bNumArq3.hap1.1, whole genome shotgun sequence:
- the MMP9 gene encoding matrix metalloproteinase-9 yields the protein MPLILLAPLAVGLLALSCCAAPLQSKPQAVVTFPGELVSSTLSDLELAESYLLRFGYTTEPEEKTGNKHVSLAKALRKMQKQLGLQETGELDASTLEAMRAPRCGVPDVGTFLTFEGDLKWDHMDLTYRVMNYSPDLDRAVIDDAFKRAFKVWSDVTPLTFTQIYSGEADIMIMFGSQEHGDGYPFDGKDGLLAHAFPPGQGIQGDAHFDDDEFWTLGTGIVVKTRHGNANGADCHFPFIFEGQSYSRCITEGRTDGLPWCATTASYDRDKKYGFCPSELLYTNGGNSDGSPCVFPFIFGGTSYNTCTTDGRSDGYRWCATTSNFDQDKKYGFCPNRDTAVIGGNSQGDPCVFPFTFLGQSYSSCTSQGRQDGKLWCATTSNYDTDKKWGFCPDRGYSIFLVAAHEFGHSLGLDHSSVREALMYPMYSYVQDFQLDPDDVQGIQYLYGRGSGPEPTAPAPMPTEEPQPMPTEAGSTSTTEEEEEQMPEPTTVPIPVDPSRDACMEKNFDAITEINGELHFFKDGKYWTHSTFWKSGIQGAFSITDTWPGLPAVIDAAFQDVLTKRVFFFAGRQFWVFSGKNVLGPRGIEKLGIGKEAGRISGALQRGRGKVLLFSGESYWRLDVKVQRVDKGYPRATDDVFTGVPLDARNVFLYQDKYHFCRGSFYWRMTPRYQVDRVGYVKYDILQCPQH from the exons ATGCCACTCATCCTCCTGGCCCCGCTTGCCGTGGGGCTGCTAGCCCTCTCCTGCTGTGCGGCCCCTCTCCAGAGCAAGCCGCAGGCGGTTGTCACCTTCCCCGGGGAGCTGGTCAGCAGCACCCTGTCGGACCTGGAGCTGGCGGAG AGCTACCTGCTGCGGTTTGGCTACACCACGGAGCCAGAGGAGAAGACGGGCAACAAGCATGTGTCCCTGGCCAAGGCGCTGCGCAAGATGCAGAAGCAGCTGGGCTTGCAGGAGACGGGGGAGCTGGATGCCAGCACGCTGGAGGCCATGCGAGCCCCCCGCTGCGGCGTGCCTGATGTGGGAACCTTCCTCACCTTCGAGGGGGACCTCAAGTGGGACCACATGGACCTGACGTACCG GGTGATGAACTACTCCCCCGATCTGGACCGTGCCGTGATCGATGACGCCTTCAAGCGGGCATTTAAAGTGTGGAGCGACGTGACCCCCCTCACCTTCACCCAGATATACAGCGGCGAGGCAGACATCATGATCATGTTCGGCAGCCAAG AGCACGGGGATGGGTACCCCTTCGACGGCAAGGATGGGCTCTTGGCCCATGCCTTTCCCCCGGGCCAGGGGATCCAGGGTGATGCCCACTTCGACGACGATGAGTTCTGGACACTGGGAACTGGCATAG TGGTGAAGACCCGCCATGGGAATGCCAACGGGGCCGACTGCCACTTCCCCTTCATCTTTGAGGGCCAGTCATACTCCCGGTGCATCACGGAGGGGCGCACAGATGGGCTGCCCTGGTGTGCCACCACCGCCAGCTACGACCGGGACAAGAAATATGGCTTCTGCCCCAGCGAAC tCCTCTACACCAATGGCGGCAACAGTGATGGGTCCCCCTGCGTCTTCCCCTTCATCTTCGGTGGCACCTCCTACAACACCTGCACCACGGATGGGCGCTCCGACGGCTACCGCTGGTGTGCTACCACCTCCAACTTTGACCAGGACAAGAAATATGGCTTCTGCCCCAACCGAG ACACAGCGGTGATCGGTGGCAACTCCCAGGGGGACCCATGCGTCTTCCCCTTCACCTTCCTGGGGCAGTCCTACAGCTCCTGCACCAGCCAGGGCCGGCAGGACGGCAAGCTCTGGTGTGCCACCACCAGCAACTATGACACTGACAAGAAGTGGGGCTTCTGCCCAGACAGAG GTTATAGCATCTTCCTGGTGGCTGCCCACGAGTTCGGGCACTCGCTGGGACTGGACCACTCCAGTGTGCGTGAGGCCCTGATGTACCCCATGTACAGCTACGTCCAGGACTTCCAGCTGGACCCAGATGATGTCCAGGGCATCCAGTACCTCTACG GTCGTGGCTCCGGCCCTGAGCCCACCGCTCCTGCGCCCATGCCCACCGAGGAGCCCCAGCCCATGCCCACTGAGGCTGGCAGCACCTCCAccactgaggaggaggaggagcagatgcCAGAGCCCACAACTGTGCCCATTCCCGTGGACCCCAGCCGGGACGCCTGCATGGAGAAGAACTTTGATGCCATCACAGAGATCAACGGGGAGCTGCATTTCTTCAAGGATGG GAAATACTGGACCCACTCAACCTTCTGGAAGTCAGGCATCCAGGGCGCCTTCTCCATCACCGACACCTGGCCTGGTCTCCCAGCTGTCATCGACGCCGCTTTCCAGGACGTGCTCACCAAGAGGGTCTTCTTCTTCGCAG GTCGGCAGTTCTGGGTGTTTTCTGGCAAGAACGTGCTGGGCCCCCGGGGCATCGAGAAGCTGGGCATCGGGAAAGAAGCTGGCCGCATCTCAGGGGCCCTGCAGCGGGGCCGTGGCAAAGTGCTGCTCTTCAGTGGGGAGAGCTACTGGAG GCTGGATGTGAAGGTCCAGAGGGTAGACAAGGGCTACCCCCGCGCCACCGACGACGTCTTCACTGGTGTCCCCCTCGATGCACGCAATGTATTCCTCTACCAAG ACAAGTACCACTTCTGTCGGGGCAGCTTCTACTGGAGAATGACGCCACGCTACCAGGTGGACCGGGTAGGCTACGTCAAGTACGATATcctgcagtgtccccagcacTGA